One Burkholderia sp. PAMC 26561 genomic window carries:
- a CDS encoding enoyl-CoA hydratase/isomerase family protein — MTETSVADGFSWSRHEGVVTVRLTREAQHNRIDPTDIAGLREAIANASSDAASIALVVTGTGPATFSSGYTLSALAAGNIDDSFESLLNELEACPLPTICALNGSVYGGATDLALCCDTRIGVEGSRMFMPAARIGLHYYPDGMRRYVRELGATQAKRLFLTGIAIDAPEMLRIGFLTDLVAADQLTTRTAEYIDALRACEPNVVRSMKRQLNAIAAGDPSALTNRIAYEASLQSPTIAERIKRRRS; from the coding sequence ATGACCGAAACGAGCGTAGCCGATGGTTTTTCATGGTCGCGGCATGAGGGCGTGGTCACGGTGCGGCTGACGCGCGAAGCGCAGCACAACCGGATCGATCCCACGGATATTGCGGGCTTGAGAGAAGCGATTGCCAATGCTTCGAGCGATGCGGCTTCAATCGCGCTGGTGGTGACCGGCACAGGACCGGCAACCTTCAGCTCCGGCTACACGCTGTCGGCGCTCGCGGCAGGGAACATCGACGATTCGTTCGAAAGCCTGCTCAACGAACTCGAAGCGTGTCCCCTGCCTACAATCTGCGCGCTGAACGGAAGTGTGTATGGCGGCGCGACGGATCTAGCGTTGTGCTGCGATACACGCATTGGCGTTGAAGGATCGCGGATGTTCATGCCGGCGGCGCGTATCGGCTTGCATTACTACCCGGATGGCATGCGCCGGTATGTCCGCGAACTCGGGGCTACGCAGGCGAAGCGGCTGTTTCTGACCGGCATTGCAATCGATGCGCCGGAAATGCTGCGTATCGGCTTCCTGACTGATCTTGTCGCGGCCGACCAGTTGACCACGCGCACGGCGGAATACATCGATGCATTGCGCGCCTGCGAACCCAACGTGGTGCGCTCGATGAAGCGCCAGTTGAATGCCATCGCGGCAGGCGATCCCTCCGCTTTGACAAATAGAATCGCCTACGAAGCCTCGCTTCAAAGCCCGACGATCGCCGAGCGGATCAAGCGGCGCCGGAGTTGA
- a CDS encoding FAD-containing oxidoreductase, whose amino-acid sequence MSQQFDAIVIGTGQGGAPLAVKLAESGKRTAIIERSLFGGTCVNVGCTPTKTYVASARVAHVARHAGDYGVILDGGVRVDLARVKARKDEVIGESREGVEKWLRGTSGVTVFNGHGRFSGPHSISVQGNDGQQHELTADSIFINTGTRATVPEIEGLAGISYLTNSTILELTALPEHLAIVGGSYIALEFAQMFARFGSRVTVLVRGERVLAREDKDFAEQVQKVLARDGVEFRFNTQTSKVEAAGEGVRIFLTDGKSIDASHLLFATGRTPNTDDLGLEHAGIVPDKHGLISVDGQLRTKAEGVWALGDVNGRGAFTHTSYNDYEIIASNVVDGESRSVDSRIMCYAVFVDPPFARVGMSEADVRKDGRAALIATMPMSRVGRARERGETDGFMKVLVDAQTKKILGAAILGIEGDEAIHTFIDIMNADAPYTTLQRAMHIHPTVSELIPTLMGMLKPLE is encoded by the coding sequence ATGTCGCAACAATTTGACGCCATCGTGATCGGCACCGGACAAGGCGGCGCGCCGCTGGCCGTGAAGCTTGCAGAAAGCGGCAAGCGTACGGCGATCATCGAACGGTCGTTGTTCGGCGGGACGTGCGTGAATGTAGGGTGCACGCCGACCAAGACATATGTGGCGAGCGCACGGGTGGCGCACGTCGCGCGCCATGCCGGAGATTACGGTGTGATCCTCGATGGCGGCGTTCGGGTGGATCTGGCGCGCGTCAAGGCGCGCAAGGACGAGGTCATCGGCGAATCGCGCGAAGGCGTGGAGAAGTGGTTGCGGGGGACATCGGGCGTGACGGTGTTCAACGGTCACGGGCGCTTTAGCGGGCCGCATTCCATCAGCGTGCAGGGCAACGACGGTCAGCAGCACGAACTCACGGCGGATTCGATTTTCATCAATACCGGCACGCGTGCGACCGTTCCGGAAATCGAAGGACTCGCGGGGATTTCATATCTGACCAATTCCACGATCCTGGAACTGACCGCGTTGCCTGAACATCTGGCGATCGTGGGCGGGAGTTACATCGCGCTGGAATTCGCGCAGATGTTCGCGCGCTTCGGCAGCCGCGTGACGGTGCTTGTAAGGGGCGAGCGCGTGCTCGCACGCGAGGACAAGGATTTCGCGGAACAGGTTCAGAAGGTTCTGGCGCGCGATGGCGTCGAGTTCCGCTTCAACACCCAGACGTCGAAGGTCGAGGCGGCGGGCGAGGGCGTGCGGATCTTCCTCACCGACGGGAAGAGCATCGATGCGTCGCATCTATTGTTCGCCACGGGCCGCACGCCGAACACCGACGACCTCGGGCTCGAGCATGCGGGCATCGTGCCGGACAAGCATGGCCTGATCAGTGTCGATGGTCAGCTTCGCACCAAAGCGGAGGGCGTCTGGGCGCTCGGCGATGTCAACGGGCGCGGCGCGTTCACGCATACGTCGTACAACGACTACGAGATCATTGCGTCGAACGTGGTCGATGGCGAATCGCGCAGCGTCGATTCCCGCATCATGTGCTACGCGGTTTTTGTGGATCCGCCGTTTGCGCGAGTGGGCATGAGCGAAGCCGATGTCCGCAAGGACGGACGCGCCGCGCTGATCGCCACCATGCCGATGTCGCGCGTTGGGCGAGCCCGCGAGCGTGGCGAGACAGATGGCTTCATGAAGGTGCTGGTGGACGCGCAGACGAAGAAGATTCTCGGTGCGGCAATTCTGGGCATCGAGGGTGACGAAGCGATCCATACGTTCATCGACATCATGAATGCGGACGCGCCGTACACCACGCTGCAACGCGCGATGCATATTCATCCGACGGTGAGCGAGCTGATTCCCACGCTGATGGGGATGTTGAAACCGCTGGAGTGA